A genomic window from Erpetoichthys calabaricus chromosome 17, fErpCal1.3, whole genome shotgun sequence includes:
- the LOC114668231 gene encoding cholesterol side-chain cleavage enzyme, mitochondrial has product MAVGMMALSGLKHVRGLMSKGQTVLLAPTRLCHSGLVSEPCLTPPVCSAAVRSFDEIPGNWKSNVGNLYRFWKTDGFKNLHHIMVENFNTFGPIYREKVGYYESVNIILPEDGAILFKAEGRHPKRLKVEAWTAYRDYRNRKYGVLLKSGEDWRVNRVILNKEVISPKVLGNFVPLLDEVGQDFVARVFKNINNNSSGRWTADLSHELFRFALEAVSHVLYGERLGLLQDHINPDSQEFINSITLMFKSTVPMLYIPPNLLRRLGAKVWNDHVAAWDAIFNHADKCIQNIYRTLRHSPLLEERYPGVLTSLLLQDKLSIEEIKASVTELMAGGVDTTSITLLWTLYELAKNQELQEKLRDEVQTAWTATKGDMIQMIRSVPLINGTIKETLRLYPVAVSVQRYIANDIVIQNYNIPAGTLVQFGLYAMGRNGSIFPKPEKYNPYRWLRGENHYFKSLGFGFGPRQCLGRRIAETEMQIFLIHILRNFRIEKQRYVDVKSTFELILIPEKPILLTLRPL; this is encoded by the exons ATGGCAGTCGGGATGATGGCTCTCTCCGGTCTGAAACATGTCCGAGGTCTGATGAGTAAAGGACAGACGGTGCTGCTTGCTCCTACACGCCTCTGCCACAGCGGCCTCGTCTCCGAGCCGTGTCTCACACCGCCAGTCTGCAGTGCGGCTGTGCGCAGCTTTGACGAAATCCCAGGCAACTGGAAAAGCAACGTTGGCAACTTGTATCGATTCTGGAAGACAGACGGATTTAAAAATCTGCACCACATCATGGTGGAGAACTTCAACACTTTTGGACCGATTTACAG aGAGAAAGTTGGATACTATGAAAGCGTGAACATTATACTGCCTGAGGATGGCGCTATCCTGTTTAAAGCTGAAGGACGCCATCCCAAAAGGTTGAAGGTGGAAGCTTGGACAGCCTACAGAGATTACAGGAATCGCAAATACGGAGTTCTGCTCAA aagTGGAGAAGACTGGCGGGTTAATCGTGTGATCCTCAACAAAGAGGTGATCTCTCCCAAAGTGCTTGGAAACTTTGTACCCTTGCTTGATGAAGTGGGCCAGGATTTTGTTGCCCGAGTGTTTAAGAATATCAATAATAACAGCAGCGGAAGGTGGACTGCAGATCTTTCTCATGAGCTTTTCAGATTTGCACTTGAAG CTGTAAGTCATGTGTTATATGGTGAGCGCCTTGGCCTTTTGCAAGACCACATCAACCCCGATTCTCAAGAGTTCATCAACAGCATAACCCTCATGTTCAAGTCCACCGTGCCAATGTTGTATATTCCTCCTAACCTGCTGCGCCGACTTGGAGCCAAAGTATGGAATGACCATGTAGCGGCCTGGGATGCCATTTTTAATCATG CTGACAAATGCATTCAGAATATTTACAGGACACTACGGCATTCCCCTTTGCTTGAGGAACGCTACCCAGGGGTGTTAACCAGCCTCCTGCTACAGGACAAGCTGTCCATTGAAGAGATCAAAGCGAGCGTGACGGAGCTAATGGCTGGTGGTGTTGATACG ACCTCTATTactctgttgtggactctgtacGAGCTTGCCAAAAACCAAGAATTGCAAGAAAAGCTGCGTGATGAAGTTCAGACAGCTTGGACAGCAACAAAGGGGGACATGATCCAGATGATCCGCTCAGTGCCTTTGATAAATGGAACCATCAAAGAAACATTAAG ACTGTACCCTGTGGCCGTGAGTGTGCAGAGATACATCGCCAATGACATTGTGATTCAGAACTACAACATCCCGGCAGGT ACTCTCGTGCAGTTTGGACTTTATGCAATGGGAAGGAATGGCAGCATTTTCCCAAAACCAGAGAAGTACAATCCATACCGTTGGCTCAGGGGAGAGAATCACTACTTTAAAAGTCTTGGCTTTGGTTTTGGCCCTCGGCAGTGTTTGGGACGCAGAATTGCTGAAACAGAGATGCAAATCTTCCTGATTCAT ATTCTTCGGAACTTCAGGATAGAAAAACAAAGATACGTGGATGTGAAGAGCACCTTTGAACTTATCCTTATTCCTGAAAAACCCATTTTATTGACCTTGCGACCTCTGTAA